A segment of the Mercurialis annua linkage group LG4, ddMerAnnu1.2, whole genome shotgun sequence genome:
aaaagaaaaataccgTACCGTACCTgggttatgataatatatagTGGGAATGTGATGAAGCTGCACCAGAATTGAGAGAGTACCCTGCATTTGTTATGAGAGAAACATTATTTTTGCCCCGCTTGCAGTTAAAGATATAAGATGATACAAACAGAGAGAGATTGTAAATACCCGAATACTAAGCGGACTGCAGCGAACCATTCATTGTCCATGAAGCAGGAAGAATCTCTGATTTCCCACTGGAAATATAAACTTTCATTAGCCCTTACACacaataaattcataaaaatgcactcatataattatgtatttttaaggTCCAGGCGTGCATATTGCTTCAATGAAAGGAAGAATGAACTAACTAAAGCACAAAAGAGTATATACTTCACAAGGCACAGAAGACATATATACTTACTTCCAATAGCTAACCTATCCAACTtctaaagatttttttttctttcaatcaaAAGAAAGACAATACTCAAAAGTTTCTAAGAACTCAGAATCATTACtgtcaaataaccaattcaTCCAAGAGTTCAAGCGGTTAGGCGAGAGTCCAGTTGTGGTCTTATTATCATCTCTAAAACACACTTGCATACGCGAATGCCTTTTAGTCTTGAAGTGTGAACGAGCACATGTCAACTTTAATTACCATGTACTTAAATATTTCATTAATCAAATGGGATTGCTAAGGATTGAACTCTCTAGACCTTTTGATCATGGAGGCTCTGATACTATACCGAACAACCATCCTCCGAAAGATTAAGCTGTTAGATGAGCTTCAATTGTAATTTTGTTATCAGCTCTAACAATTGCAAAATGAAATTCTAAACGAAATTTGATTATTAAAGGTTGTTCATTCTATAATCCTTACCATTTTCCAACAGAGCAAGCATGTTGAAGTCTACGGAATATTTTGCAAACAAGCACTTAATATTATGTACTGCAGTTATGCTAAAATCAGCATGACAATCTTACCATGGACCATAAGAATGCTGCCATCTCAAAAGCATTCTGAAAAACAAATGCTCATCAATGAATAACATTTCCAAGTTTAAAGCAAAACTTAAATAAATGAAGTTCATTATTGCTTTTGCTAACCTGAAATGATATTAACTGGATTAACCACAAAAGAAGTTTAGGCTTTCCAAACCAAAACAACTCATCCCTTAGGTTTAATGGATGATTTCCTGTTCTTGGAACTGGATCCGTGATTTCAACAGCCAACTTGACAACTACCCGGTGAAGTTTGGTGCCTATTAGTAGAATTAActtttataattccaaaaaaaaaaaacaagcataTCAATTTAGAATTACAAGAGGTACATGGGGAAGCCAAAAGAAGTAATGCGTTCAAGGACTTACAATGGCCGGGAGAAAGGAGAGCCAAAAGTAAATATAAGTTTCTGCATACAAAAAACTCAGGCTGTCAAGAACTTAATGATAGACGATATGTTATAGAAGAAACAAACACCAAGAAGGGGACTAATAAGGGGATGAAAAATTTAACGAGTGATGCATGtgatgttaaaatttaaaaaactatttaGCAAAGGCCTGAAACAGAAATTATGTAAAATGCATATCCGATATTGATTAGTGTTTCGTTCTTGATTTGCGATTGGCAACTCTTATGCATAATATATGCCCAGTTAGTTATCAAATTTAGCTGGTGTGGAATTTGATTAATGTGAGTTTGGATTAACCAAAGTGAAGAACTAACAAGGCTACAAAACatgtttatgaaacaaaattaaggTACAAAATGGTGTGCTTATTTAGAGGCTAGATTATTTAGAGAGTTCCAGAAAATTACCATGGAAATCTAGAAAAATGCAACAAATCGCATAAACCCAAAGAGGTAAGCTGCAAAAGAACCAAAAACAAGAGTAATCAGTTCAATTTCTTggaaatgttttttaaaatattgtcttAGTACTCAGTTAAGAAGgtactaaaataaattgaaagatCTGTTTGCATATATAACTGCTGGATGTTGCTAGGTAAAGCTTAAAATTGGATAGATATTTACCTAATGCCAACAACATCACGGAATTCTTCCTCCATGCTCCGAAGAATATAATTATGGAAATCATATGTCAAGGGGAGTTCATGTGTCTGTAAAATGCAAAAggagaaaataagaaaaataaagcatTTAAGGTCTAATGTTCTCAGCTATGTTTCCGCTacaaaattcatttctaatctTAGTGAAAGTTTATTCTCTTGAAATGTctcagcgttttgagtatataaatCATAGAAGCAAATATAAAATCATGGACTAAATACTACTTAAGATTTCTACATGGCAAAACATGTCATGTATTGTCACTTTTTAATGTTATCCATATTCGCTTGTCTATATTTAGCATCCAGTTAATATGCACATAAGTCTAGAATGATTATTAAGGAAAGAAAATTGCACAAACATATCGTTTGTCATTGACTAAAGTTAcatgagaaaaaaaatataagggtTCAGAAAGAACATACGGTGATAAATCCATAGCGCAAAGCCATGTAGTCAGAGTAGTTTATAGAACTCCAGAACTGGCGGCTGAAACAAAGCTGCAAGTTGATAGATCATGACTCTAGTAATTGATTGATGCTAAAAAAAGATTCAAGAGAACAAGGAGTCTTCATCAAGTTATATGCATCTGAAGTCAGAATATATGATTTAAGGCACAAGAACCATTCAGAAAACTATAGGACACAAATTCAGGAGCATTagaattgattaattaaatagagaaaataatatttcaacAGTTGGAAACACTcggagaaaaaataattaaactagcAATGAGCCAACAGATTCCCTTGAGAAACTGCGGAAATATTCTGCTACATATGAAAGACGGGTCAAGGAATCTCACTAGATCTTTAATGATAGTAAACAAACAAACAGGGCATTTGGTAAGTCAAGGTttctttttaattgaaaaaaaagaaacTATTTTTCTAATTGGAAAGAATGATATCAACTGGGAGATTATCTGTGAGTTTGATCATGTGAGCATACCAGCCAGACAAGAGCTTTATTTTGACTCCATGGATGCGATGTACGGTGAGAAATGAAGGTATTTAGTCGTGTCATTCTTCTATTGTGAAATACAAATGAAGAAGAACCTATATATGTTTAATGAAAAAGACACACATGTTACTATATTTCAAAAGATCATACACATTTACGATGAGGGAATCAAAAAGGGAAAAAGTTTCATAAGCGATTGTAAAATTATACACCTAACGATCCTTGTGTGCTCTCGGATTCAGCAGCCATAGTCTTGGCTTGCTTTTCCCAAAATTTCCAGCTGTAGATCTGCAATAAAACAAAATGAGGAGTCATAAAccttttatcaaaattaatgtTGTTAAGGCATTTAAGCAGTAAGTGTATGAGTGAAGAACAACCTTAATCATGGCCAGTGCAACAACGATAAAGCTATACAGAACATGGACAACACCCAGAACAAACATCAATCTGTGGAGCTGCTCAAGACTTTCTTGTGAAGCAAAAGACTCATGACCCTTCAAAACATGTACAAAACAAGTTACTAGAAATTAGTGTAAATGCAATGTTAAGAAACAGTACAATAAGAATTCATAATTCAAAAGAATCGCATAAGTTTGCAcgagaaataaacaaatatagaTGACTATCTCATCTGCCATTGTTTCTTCACGTATGTTAGATTCGTATAAAGACATTTCGAATAGAGGACATACCTTGGGGCAATTATGATGACTATCTACCAAGGTGTATGTCTCATCTTTAGGATTAGAATGATTAGCATTACTTGAACTCATATCATGAATGCTTTGTTTGAATCGCATAACATCATTTACTGCACACGGAAAAAATCTGCTGCTAACAGTTGATGTTTTGACACAAATCTTTGCCACAACCACAACCCAATGACCCATCAGCAATGAAAGCACCCCAAAAACCATCAGCTCTGCACAAATACTGCCATTTTTCAATCCTCACAAACAAAATAATCAAATCACCAATCAATTTCTCGTTAACTCACCATCTTTAATTTTGTCAAGAGCTGAAAGCAGGGGTTTCCTCTTAGTCTTATCCAGCCACTAgacagaaagaaaaaaaacaaacagatTGCATGCATAAATCACACACTCACAATCAATCACAAATATCAAACACATGAAACCAAATTTTGCATTACCTTCCAACATCTTTTCAAAGCGACTTGAAAGAAGAAACCAAG
Coding sequences within it:
- the LOC126676839 gene encoding MLO-like protein 4 isoform X1, producing MIMTMLHYPIHVPLMISLQEASTETDGILTDMGEGMIDEDKSLALTPTWAPATVITFMVILGFFFQVALKRCWKWLDKTKRKPLLSALDKIKDELMVFGVLSLLMGHWVVVVAKICVKTSTVSSRFFPCAVNDVMRFKQSIHDMSSSNANHSNPKDETYTLVDSHHNCPKGHESFASQESLEQLHRLMFVLGVVHVLYSFIVVALAMIKIYSWKFWEKQAKTMAAESESTQGSLGSSSFVFHNRRMTRLNTFISHRTSHPWSQNKALVWLLCFSRQFWSSINYSDYMALRYGFITTHELPLTYDFHNYILRSMEEEFRDVVGISLPLWVYAICCIFLDFHETYIYFWLSFLPAILILLIGTKLHRVVVKLAVEITDPVPRTGNHPLNLRDELFWFGKPKLLLWLIQLISFQNAFEMAAFLWSMWEIRDSSCFMDNEWFAAVRLVFGVLSQFWCSFITFPLYIIITQMDAKFKKTVVSESIRKSVHRWKRRVKARHSSASVRGLSTTTSSISMAYTEKSDKFASGSTQRCTSGVANAPSYQDASCPEANTSEFMEGNEMLEVPLFSSMHYESYSDEDN
- the LOC126676839 gene encoding MLO-like protein 4 isoform X2 — protein: MGFVGFSCFTMTDMGEGMIDEDKSLALTPTWAPATVITFMVILGFFFQVALKRCWKWLDKTKRKPLLSALDKIKDELMVFGVLSLLMGHWVVVVAKICVKTSTVSSRFFPCAVNDVMRFKQSIHDMSSSNANHSNPKDETYTLVDSHHNCPKGHESFASQESLEQLHRLMFVLGVVHVLYSFIVVALAMIKIYSWKFWEKQAKTMAAESESTQGSLGSSSFVFHNRRMTRLNTFISHRTSHPWSQNKALVWLLCFSRQFWSSINYSDYMALRYGFITTHELPLTYDFHNYILRSMEEEFRDVVGISLPLWVYAICCIFLDFHETYIYFWLSFLPAILILLIGTKLHRVVVKLAVEITDPVPRTGNHPLNLRDELFWFGKPKLLLWLIQLISFQNAFEMAAFLWSMWEIRDSSCFMDNEWFAAVRLVFGVLSQFWCSFITFPLYIIITQMDAKFKKTVVSESIRKSVHRWKRRVKARHSSASVRGLSTTTSSISMAYTEKSDKFASGSTQRCTSGVANAPSYQDASCPEANTSEFMEGNEMLEVPLFSSMHYESYSDEDN
- the LOC126676839 gene encoding MLO-like protein 4 isoform X3 codes for the protein MIMTMLHYPIHVPLMISLQEASTETDGILTDMGEGMIDEDKSLALTPTWAPATVITFMVILGFFFQVALKRCWKWLDKTKRKPLLSALDKIKDELMVFGVLSLLMGHWVVVVAKICVKTSTVSSRFFPCAVNDVMRFKQSIHDMSSSNANHSNPKDETYTLVDSHHNCPKGHESFASQESLEQLHRLMFVLGVVHVLYSFIVVALAMIKIYSWKFWEKQAKTMAAESESTQGSLGSSSFVFHNRRMTRLNTFISHRTSHPWSQNKALVWLLCFSRQFWSSINYSDYMALRYGFITTHELPLTYDFHNYILRSMEEEFRDVVGISLPLWVYAICCIFLDFHETYIYFWLSFLPAILILLIGTKLHRVVVKLAVEITDPVPRTGNHPLNLRDELFWFGKPKLLLWLIQLISFQNAFEMAAFLWSMWEIRDSSCFMDNEWFAAVRLVFGVLSQFWCSFITFPLYIIITQMDAKFKKTVVSESIRKSVHRWKRRVKARHSSASVRGLSTTTSSISMAYTEKSDKFASGSTQRCTSGVANAPSYQDASCPEANTSASPNNGGHN
- the LOC126676839 gene encoding MLO-like protein 4 isoform X5; this encodes MIMTMLHYPIHVPLMISLQEASTETDGILTDMGEGMIDEDKSLALTPTWAPATVITFMVILGFFFQVALKRCWKWLDKTKRKPLLSALDKIKDELMVFGVLSLLMGHWVVVVAKICVKTSTVSSRFFPCAVNDVMRFKQSIHDMSSSNANHSNPKDETYTLVDSHHNCPKGHESFASQESLEQLHRLMFVLGVVHVLYSFIVVALAMIKIYSWKFWEKQAKTMAAESESTQGSLGSSSFVFHNRRMTRLNTFISHRTSHPWSQNKALVWLLCFSRQFWSSINYSDYMALRYGFITTHELPLTYDFHNYILRSMEEEFRDVVGISLPLWVYAICCIFLDFHETYIYFWLSFLPAILILLIGTKLHRVVVKLAVEITDPVPRTGNHPLNLRDELFWFGKPKLLLWLIQLISFQNAFEMAAFLWSMWEIRDSSCFMDNEWFAAVRLVFGVLSQFWCSFITFPLYIIITQVRWMLSSRKL
- the LOC126676839 gene encoding MLO-like protein 4 isoform X4, encoding MGEGMIDEDKSLALTPTWAPATVITFMVILGFFFQVALKRCWKWLDKTKRKPLLSALDKIKDELMVFGVLSLLMGHWVVVVAKICVKTSTVSSRFFPCAVNDVMRFKQSIHDMSSSNANHSNPKDETYTLVDSHHNCPKGHESFASQESLEQLHRLMFVLGVVHVLYSFIVVALAMIKIYSWKFWEKQAKTMAAESESTQGSLGSSSFVFHNRRMTRLNTFISHRTSHPWSQNKALVWLLCFSRQFWSSINYSDYMALRYGFITTHELPLTYDFHNYILRSMEEEFRDVVGISLPLWVYAICCIFLDFHETYIYFWLSFLPAILILLIGTKLHRVVVKLAVEITDPVPRTGNHPLNLRDELFWFGKPKLLLWLIQLISFQNAFEMAAFLWSMWEIRDSSCFMDNEWFAAVRLVFGVLSQFWCSFITFPLYIIITQMDAKFKKTVVSESIRKSVHRWKRRVKARHSSASVRGLSTTTSSISMAYTEKSDKFASGSTQRCTSGVANAPSYQDASCPEANTSEFMEGNEMLEVPLFSSMHYESYSDEDN